One genomic segment of Helicobacter pylori NQ4053 includes these proteins:
- the soj gene encoding chromosome partitioning ATPase Soj, which translates to MNEIIAVANQKGGVGKTTTAVNLAASLAVHEKKILLIDFDPQANATSSLGFRRDKIDYDIYHVLIGRKQISQVILKTQMPFLDLVPSNLGLAGFEKTFYDSQDENKRGELMLKNALESVVGLYDYIIIDSPPALGPLTINSLSAAHSVIIPIQCEFFALEGTKLLLNTIRMLQKSTNPKLKIRGFLPTMHVPQLNLTKGVLAELFKYFDSEFFRDSATGEYIMIPKSVKLAESPSFGKPILLYDIKSNGSIAYQKLAQSILQG; encoded by the coding sequence ATGAATGAAATCATTGCAGTGGCTAATCAAAAAGGGGGTGTGGGCAAAACGACAACAGCGGTTAATTTAGCGGCTTCTTTAGCGGTGCATGAAAAAAAAATCTTGTTGATTGATTTTGACCCTCAAGCCAACGCCACTTCAAGCTTGGGTTTTAGGCGCGATAAAATTGATTATGATATTTATCATGTGCTGATTGGCCGTAAGCAAATTTCTCAAGTGATCTTAAAAACCCAAATGCCTTTTTTGGATCTAGTGCCTTCTAATTTGGGTTTGGCCGGGTTTGAAAAAACCTTTTATGACAGCCAAGATGAGAATAAACGAGGCGAGCTCATGCTCAAAAACGCCTTAGAGAGCGTGGTGGGACTTTATGATTATATCATTATTGATTCCCCGCCAGCTCTAGGGCCTCTCACGATCAATTCGCTTTCAGCAGCCCATTCGGTGATCATTCCTATCCAATGCGAATTTTTCGCCCTTGAAGGCACTAAATTATTGCTCAACACCATTAGAATGCTGCAAAAAAGCACGAACCCTAAGCTCAAAATCAGAGGGTTTTTACCCACAATGCATGTCCCTCAACTCAATTTGACAAAAGGGGTTTTAGCGGAATTGTTCAAGTATTTTGACTCAGAGTTTTTTAGAGATTCAGCTACAGGAGAGTATATTATGATCCCTAAAAGCGTGAAACTAGCGGAATCGCCTAGCTTTGGCAAACCCATTTTACTCTATGATATTAAATCTAATGGCAGTATCGCTTATCAAAAATTAGCTCAAAGCATTCTTCAAGGGTAG
- the fmt gene encoding methionyl-tRNA formyltransferase gives MRIVFMGTPGFAEVILRALVRDKDIEVVGLFTQRDKPFGRKKELKAPETKTYILENHLNIPIFQPQSLKEPEVQILKDLKPDFIVVVAYGKILPKEVLTIAPCINVHASLLPKYRGASPIHEMILNDDRIYGISTMLMDLELDSGDILESASFLREDYLNLDALSLKLAHMGADLLLSTLKNFSSITRKPQDHMQASFCKKITKADGLVDFKDAKSLFLKSLAFKSWPEIFLENNLKLLEVELVENEKSHKEGEILRIDEKGVLVGCLKGSVRIARLQAVGKKPLKAKDYLNGKRLKIGGILA, from the coding sequence ATGCGTATCGTATTTATGGGAACGCCGGGGTTTGCTGAAGTGATCTTAAGGGCGTTAGTTAGAGATAAAGACATAGAAGTGGTGGGGCTATTCACTCAAAGGGATAAACCTTTTGGGCGTAAAAAGGAATTGAAAGCCCCAGAGACTAAAACATACATTTTAGAAAATCATTTAAATATCCCCATTTTCCAACCGCAAAGTTTGAAAGAGCCTGAAGTTCAAATTTTAAAAGACTTGAAGCCTGATTTTATCGTGGTGGTGGCTTATGGTAAGATTTTGCCTAAAGAGGTTTTAACCATCGCTCCTTGCATTAATGTGCATGCATCGTTATTGCCCAAATACAGGGGGGCTTCGCCCATTCATGAGATGATACTCAATGACGATAGGATTTATGGCATAAGCACCATGCTTATGGATTTGGAATTGGATAGCGGGGATATTTTAGAAAGCGCTTCATTTTTAAGAGAAGATTATTTGAATTTAGACGCTTTAAGTTTAAAATTAGCGCATATGGGAGCGGATTTACTCCTTTCAACGCTCAAAAATTTCTCTTCTATCACAAGAAAACCTCAAGATCATATGCAGGCTAGTTTTTGTAAAAAAATCACCAAAGCCGATGGTTTAGTAGACTTTAAAGATGCTAAAAGCTTGTTTTTAAAATCGCTTGCGTTTAAATCTTGGCCAGAAATCTTTTTAGAAAATAACCTTAAACTTTTAGAAGTGGAGTTGGTGGAGAATGAAAAAAGCCACAAGGAAGGCGAGATTTTGAGAATTGATGAAAAAGGCGTTCTTGTGGGTTGCTTGAAAGGCAGCGTGCGTATAGCAAGGTTGCAAGCGGTGGGTAAAAAGCCTTTGAAAGCGAAAGATTATTTGAATGGCAAGCGTTTGAAAATAGGCGGTATTTTGGCATGA
- a CDS encoding F0F1 ATP synthase subunit delta, with translation MQDLKVISKHYAKALKNHTKSDLALLEEIVVGLKNVAEAIKLHKLNQVLAHVSLKVKKEVVFEILEKITSIKACSVLKPVMEVVLKNNRLDMLELVAEELSFDSKRTLEATLLVPEKLENNELEAVQQKLQVRFNAPVEIAQDTWSKKGVSLSVSSLDLEIGFSKEEILKKIEKQVIQSI, from the coding sequence ATGCAAGATTTAAAAGTGATCTCTAAGCATTATGCTAAGGCGTTGAAAAACCACACTAAAAGCGATCTAGCGTTATTGGAAGAAATCGTTGTAGGGCTTAAAAATGTAGCAGAAGCCATAAAATTACACAAACTCAACCAGGTGTTAGCTCATGTTTCTTTAAAAGTTAAAAAAGAGGTTGTATTTGAAATCTTAGAAAAAATAACTTCTATAAAAGCATGTTCAGTTTTAAAGCCTGTAATGGAAGTGGTGTTAAAAAATAACCGGCTTGACATGTTGGAATTAGTCGCTGAAGAGCTGTCTTTTGATTCTAAAAGGACTTTAGAAGCCACACTTTTAGTCCCAGAAAAGCTTGAAAATAATGAACTAGAAGCCGTGCAACAAAAATTGCAAGTGCGTTTTAACGCCCCTGTAGAAATCGCTCAAGACACTTGGTCTAAAAAAGGGGTTTCTTTGAGCGTTTCAAGCCTAGATTTAGAAATAGGCTTTTCTAAAGAAGAGATTTTAAAGAAAATAGAAAAACAGGTTATTCAATCTATTTAA
- a CDS encoding DUF2130 domain-containing protein, with protein sequence MQENQTIPFKCPKCQAPINVSEALYKQIELENQSRFLAQQKAFEKEVNEKRAQYHTHLKMLEQKEETLKEREKEQQAQFDEAVKQASALALQDERAKIIEEARKNAFLEQQKGLELLQKELDEKSKQVQELHQKEAEIERLKRENNEAESRLKAENEKKLNEKLDLEREKIEKALHEKNELKFKQQEEQLEMLRNELKNAQRKAELSSQQFQGEVQELAIEEFLRQKFPLDSVEEIKKGQRGGDCIQVVHTREFQNCGKIYYESKRTKEFQKAWVEKLKSDMREIGADVGVIVSEALPKEMERMGLFEGVWMCSFEEFKGLSAVLREGVIQVSLAKKSQENKGDKVDLLYHYLTSSEFSMQVNAIIEGFEQLRADLESEKRAMARIWKSREKQIDKVFEGTINMYGSIKGIAGNVIGQVKALELGYDGEDLED encoded by the coding sequence ATGCAAGAAAATCAGACCATTCCTTTTAAATGCCCCAAGTGTCAAGCGCCAATTAATGTGAGTGAAGCGCTATACAAACAGATTGAGCTAGAAAATCAAAGCCGGTTTTTAGCCCAGCAAAAAGCGTTTGAAAAAGAAGTGAATGAAAAAAGAGCGCAGTATCACACTCATCTTAAAATGTTAGAGCAAAAAGAAGAGACCTTAAAAGAGCGAGAGAAAGAGCAACAGGCTCAATTTGATGAGGCGGTCAAACAAGCGAGCGCGTTAGCCTTGCAAGATGAAAGGGCTAAAATCATTGAAGAAGCCAGGAAAAACGCTTTTTTAGAGCAGCAAAAGGGCTTGGAATTGTTGCAAAAAGAATTAGACGAGAAGTCCAAACAAGTTCAGGAATTGCACCAAAAAGAAGCGGAAATTGAAAGGCTCAAAAGAGAAAATAACGAAGCAGAGAGCCGATTGAAAGCGGAAAATGAAAAAAAATTGAATGAAAAATTGGATCTGGAAAGGGAAAAAATAGAAAAAGCCTTGCATGAAAAAAACGAATTGAAATTCAAGCAGCAAGAAGAGCAATTAGAAATGTTAAGAAACGAGTTGAAAAACGCTCAAAGAAAGGCGGAGCTAAGCTCGCAGCAATTCCAAGGCGAGGTGCAGGAATTAGCGATTGAAGAGTTTTTGAGGCAAAAATTCCCCCTAGATAGTGTTGAAGAAATTAAAAAAGGGCAAAGAGGGGGCGATTGCATTCAAGTGGTGCATACTAGGGAATTTCAAAATTGCGGGAAAATTTATTATGAGAGCAAACGCACTAAAGAATTTCAAAAAGCTTGGGTGGAAAAGCTTAAAAGCGACATGCGAGAGATTGGGGCTGATGTGGGGGTCATTGTGAGTGAAGCGTTGCCTAAAGAGATGGAGAGGATGGGGTTATTTGAAGGGGTGTGGATGTGTTCGTTTGAAGAGTTTAAGGGGTTGAGCGCGGTGTTAAGAGAGGGGGTTATTCAAGTGAGTTTGGCTAAAAAAAGTCAGGAAAATAAGGGCGATAAAGTGGATCTGCTCTATCATTATTTGACAAGCTCTGAATTTTCTATGCAAGTGAATGCGATTATAGAGGGGTTTGAGCAATTGAGAGCGGATTTAGAAAGCGAAAAACGCGCGATGGCTAGGATCTGGAAAAGCAGGGAAAAACAAATTGACAAAGTGTTTGAGGGTACGATTAACATGTATGGCTCTATCAAGGGCATTGCAGGTAATGTGATAGGGCAAGTGAAAGCGCTAGAGCTTGGGTATGATGGGGAAGATTTAGAAGATTAG
- a CDS encoding F0F1 ATP synthase subunit B, whose product MFVVKMVLGFLILLSPLCATGLDISQTDIIERSLNFLLFAGILWYFLAKKLRAFLHSKSLEISKRLEEIQAQLKVSKENKKKLLKELEQAKEKAELIISDANKEAYTITQKYELQTKMDVENLIKNSRALMDLEVKKIKRELVESVFKDLRESKKVSFNAQDCVNILKQRL is encoded by the coding sequence ATGTTTGTAGTTAAAATGGTGTTAGGGTTTTTGATCCTTTTAAGCCCTTTGTGTGCTACTGGATTGGATATTTCACAAACAGATATTATAGAGCGTTCTTTAAATTTCCTTTTATTTGCGGGGATTTTGTGGTATTTTCTGGCTAAAAAACTGCGAGCGTTTTTGCACTCCAAAAGCCTTGAAATCTCCAAACGCTTAGAAGAGATTCAAGCCCAACTTAAAGTGAGTAAAGAAAATAAGAAAAAACTCTTAAAAGAATTAGAGCAAGCCAAAGAAAAAGCTGAATTAATTATTTCTGATGCGAATAAAGAAGCTTACACGATCACGCAAAAATACGAATTGCAAACCAAAATGGATGTGGAAAATTTGATCAAAAATTCTAGGGCGTTGATGGATTTAGAAGTTAAAAAGATCAAAAGAGAGCTGGTTGAAAGCGTTTTTAAAGATCTAAGAGAGAGCAAAAAAGTCTCTTTCAATGCGCAAGATTGCGTGAATATTTTGAAACAAAGGCTTTAA
- a CDS encoding ParB/RepB/Spo0J family partition protein — protein MAKNKVLGRGLADIFPEINEVYEQGLYERANRVVELGIDEVMPNPYQPRKVFSEDSLEELAQSIKEHGLLQPVLVVSENGRYHLIAGERRLRASKLAKMPTIKAIVVDIEQEKMREVALIENIQREDLNPLELARSYKELLESYQMTQEELSKIVKKSRAHVANIMRLLTLSSKVQNALLEEKITSGHAKVLVGLDEEKQELILNSIIGQKLSVRQTEDLVRDFKINANFDNKKHGFKQTQTLIAEDELERFNQSLWDHYKLKATLKGNKIVLRCYENSLLEAFMKKMMS, from the coding sequence ATGGCAAAAAATAAAGTGTTGGGTAGGGGTTTAGCGGATATTTTCCCTGAAATCAATGAAGTGTATGAGCAGGGGCTGTATGAAAGAGCGAATCGGGTTGTGGAGCTTGGTATTGATGAGGTGATGCCCAATCCTTACCAGCCCAGAAAGGTCTTTAGCGAAGATTCTTTAGAAGAATTAGCGCAATCCATTAAAGAACATGGTTTGTTGCAACCGGTTTTAGTGGTGAGTGAGAACGGGCGTTACCATTTGATCGCTGGTGAAAGGCGCTTAAGAGCGAGCAAATTAGCTAAAATGCCTACGATTAAAGCGATTGTTGTGGATATTGAGCAAGAGAAAATGCGTGAAGTGGCGTTGATTGAAAATATCCAACGAGAAGATTTAAACCCTTTAGAGTTGGCTAGATCTTATAAAGAATTGCTTGAAAGCTATCAAATGACCCAAGAAGAGCTGTCTAAAATCGTTAAAAAATCCCGAGCCCATGTGGCCAATATCATGCGCTTATTGACGCTCTCTTCTAAGGTTCAAAACGCTCTTTTAGAAGAAAAAATCACTTCAGGGCATGCAAAAGTCTTGGTGGGTTTGGATGAAGAAAAACAAGAATTGATTTTAAATTCCATTATAGGGCAGAAACTCAGCGTGCGCCAGACAGAAGATTTAGTGCGTGATTTTAAAATAAACGCAAATTTTGACAATAAAAAACATGGTTTCAAGCAAACCCAAACGCTCATCGCTGAAGATGAATTAGAACGCTTCAATCAAAGTTTGTGGGATCATTACAAGCTTAAAGCCACTTTGAAAGGGAATAAAATCGTTTTACGATGTTATGAAAATTCTCTTTTAGAGGCTTTTATGAAAAAAATGATGTCTTAA
- a CDS encoding FoF1 ATP synthase subunit B', with amino-acid sequence MNISVNPYLMAVVFVVFVLLLWAMNVWVYRPLLAFMDNRQAEIKDSLAKIKTDNTQSVEIGHQIETLLKEAAEKRREIIAEAIQKATESYDAVIKQKENELNQEFEAFAKQLQNEKQALKEQLQVQMPVFEDELNKRVAMGLGS; translated from the coding sequence ATGAATATATCGGTTAACCCCTATTTAATGGCGGTCGTTTTTGTGGTGTTTGTGTTATTGTTGTGGGCGATGAATGTTTGGGTGTATAGGCCTTTGTTGGCTTTTATGGATAACAGACAGGCAGAGATAAAGGATAGCTTGGCTAAAATCAAAACGGATAACACCCAAAGCGTGGAGATTGGTCATCAAATTGAGACTCTTCTTAAAGAAGCGGCTGAAAAACGCAGAGAAATAATAGCAGAAGCGATTCAAAAAGCCACAGAGTCCTATGACGCTGTGATCAAGCAAAAAGAGAACGAACTCAATCAAGAGTTTGAAGCGTTCGCAAAGCAATTACAAAATGAAAAGCAAGCACTAAAAGAGCAGTTGCAAGTGCAAATGCCGGTATTTGAAGACGAGTTAAACAAGCGTGTGGCTATGGGTTTAGGGAGTTGA